One region of Micromonospora lupini genomic DNA includes:
- a CDS encoding PfkB family carbohydrate kinase, giving the protein MRGPVVVVGDTLLDRDVEGVVNRLCPDSPVPVLDETSAVDRPGGAGLAAVFAAAQGADVVLVTALADDAGGARLSALLAAAGVRVYPLSLSGATPEKIRLRARGRVLLRHDRGGASDEPGQPSDEVLRVLATASAVLVSDYGRGVARQPALRAALAATRAPVVWDPHPRGPAAVPGVHLVTPNESEVRELVPALPGASRLATASRGAQGLRRRWRAGAVAVTLGGDGALLCHAGSTPLVVPTPGSAEGDTCGAGDRFAAAASFALAQGALVSEAVQVAVAEASAYVAGGGVATALPPPEQPSPRVVRAGSSNRGPASGHGVAGPGGERVGVAAVATLLAEVRGAGGTVVATGGCFDLLHAGHVATLQAARQLGDALIVCVNSDTSVAGLKGPDRPVMAEGDRARLLAALSCVDAVLVFDEPTPEAVLSWLRPDVWVKGGDYATGGDDAVGLPEAEVLRRWGGNTVVVPYLDGRSTSDLIARSAGPASDAGGRAQQPAGVAVPVSTTRERTR; this is encoded by the coding sequence GTGAGGGGACCGGTGGTGGTGGTCGGGGACACCCTGCTCGACCGGGACGTGGAAGGGGTGGTGAACCGCCTCTGCCCGGACTCCCCGGTGCCGGTGCTCGACGAGACCTCGGCCGTCGACAGGCCCGGCGGCGCCGGCCTCGCGGCGGTGTTCGCGGCCGCGCAGGGCGCCGACGTGGTGCTGGTCACCGCCCTCGCCGACGACGCCGGGGGCGCGCGGCTCAGTGCGCTGCTCGCCGCCGCAGGCGTGCGGGTGTACCCGCTGAGCCTGTCCGGCGCCACGCCGGAGAAGATCCGGCTGCGGGCGCGGGGCCGGGTGCTGCTGCGGCACGACCGGGGCGGCGCCTCCGATGAGCCGGGCCAGCCCTCCGACGAGGTGTTGCGGGTGCTCGCCACGGCGTCGGCGGTGCTGGTCAGCGACTATGGCCGGGGGGTGGCCCGCCAGCCCGCGTTGCGCGCCGCGCTGGCCGCCACCCGCGCGCCAGTCGTGTGGGACCCGCACCCGCGCGGTCCGGCGGCGGTGCCCGGCGTGCACCTGGTCACTCCGAACGAGTCCGAGGTGCGCGAGCTGGTCCCCGCGCTGCCCGGCGCGTCCCGGCTGGCCACCGCGTCCCGGGGCGCGCAGGGGCTGCGTCGGCGATGGCGGGCGGGCGCGGTCGCCGTGACGTTGGGCGGGGACGGCGCACTGCTCTGCCACGCCGGATCGACGCCGCTTGTGGTGCCCACCCCGGGCAGCGCCGAGGGCGACACCTGTGGGGCCGGTGACCGGTTCGCCGCCGCGGCCAGTTTCGCGCTGGCCCAGGGCGCGCTGGTCTCCGAGGCGGTGCAGGTGGCGGTCGCCGAGGCGTCCGCGTACGTGGCGGGTGGGGGAGTGGCCACGGCCCTGCCGCCACCGGAGCAGCCGTCTCCGCGTGTCGTGCGGGCGGGATCATCGAACCGCGGACCGGCGAGCGGGCACGGGGTCGCCGGCCCGGGTGGTGAGCGGGTGGGCGTCGCGGCGGTCGCCACGCTGCTCGCCGAGGTGCGGGGCGCCGGCGGCACGGTGGTGGCCACCGGAGGCTGCTTCGACCTGCTGCACGCCGGGCACGTGGCCACGCTGCAGGCCGCCCGGCAGCTCGGCGACGCTCTGATCGTCTGCGTGAACTCCGACACCAGCGTGGCCGGGTTGAAGGGGCCGGACCGGCCGGTCATGGCCGAGGGCGATCGTGCCCGGCTGCTGGCCGCGCTGAGCTGCGTCGACGCGGTCCTCGTCTTCGACGAGCCGACGCCGGAGGCGGTGCTGTCCTGGCTGCGCCCGGACGTCTGGGTCAAGGGCGGCGACTACGCGACAGGCGGCGACGACGCGGTCGGGCTTCCCGAGGCGGAGGTCCTGCGCCGCTGGGGCGGGAACACGGTGGTGGTGCCGTACCTGGACGGTCGTTCCACAAGCGACCTGATCGCCCGCTCGGCCGGGCCGGCCAGCGACGCGGGCGGGCGGGCGCAGCAGCCGGCCGGCGTCGCCGTGCCGGTGTCGACGACGCGGGAGCGCACCCGATGA
- a CDS encoding D-sedoheptulose-7-phosphate isomerase: protein MMPAGSPLDEHLTNLAAALTPYRRCEPQLARWGADLAHRLAGGGRLLVAGNGGSAAEAQHLTAELVGKLHDDRQPLSAIALHAETSAVTAIANDYGYADIYARQVRAHGRPGDVLLLLSTSGTSPNLLTAAHAARDAGLTTWALTGPAPNPLADACDEVLAVPSADSQVVQELHLVTSHLICEYLEQELAAAGAGRVPAEPAPAGRLASGPVRTGVEVVLDGGAGQQVDA from the coding sequence CTGATGCCGGCGGGCAGCCCGCTCGACGAGCACCTGACCAACCTCGCCGCGGCACTGACGCCCTACCGCCGGTGTGAACCGCAACTGGCGCGCTGGGGCGCTGACCTGGCGCACCGGCTGGCCGGCGGCGGACGGCTGCTGGTGGCCGGCAACGGTGGCAGCGCCGCCGAGGCCCAGCACCTCACCGCCGAGCTGGTGGGCAAGCTGCACGACGACCGCCAGCCCCTGTCGGCCATCGCCCTGCACGCCGAGACCAGCGCCGTGACCGCAATCGCCAACGACTACGGATACGCCGACATCTACGCCCGCCAGGTTCGTGCCCACGGCCGCCCCGGCGATGTCCTGTTGCTGCTCAGCACCAGCGGCACCAGCCCCAACCTGCTCACCGCCGCGCACGCCGCGCGCGATGCCGGCCTCACCACGTGGGCGCTGACCGGGCCCGCCCCCAACCCTCTCGCCGACGCCTGCGACGAGGTGCTCGCCGTGCCGTCGGCCGACAGTCAGGTCGTCCAGGAGCTGCATCTCGTGACCAGCCACCTGATCTGCGAGTACCTCGAACAGGAACTGGCCGCCGCCGGTGCCGGACGCGTGCCCGCCGAGCCGGCGCCGGCCGGTCGGCTCGCGTCCGGGCCGGTGCGGACCGGGGTCGAGGTGGTGCTCGACGGTGGGGCCGGACAGCAGGTCGACGCGTGA
- a CDS encoding glycosyltransferase, protein MRIAMISEHASPLAILGGEDAGGQNTHVAELSAALVAAGHEVRVYTRRDALDLPVTVRAPDGYDVVHVPAGPAEPVAKDALLPHMREFSRWLVERWRGGDWTPEVIHAHFWMSGLAALTAGRQTGVPVVQTYHALGTVKRRYQGVQDTSPARRISYERELGRSVDRVVAQCRDEVGELVRMGVPRSRMTVVPSGVNLASFAPLGSVADREPGRARILTVGRLVERKGFQTVVRAMALVPDAECVVVGGPPEGLLETDPYARRLRALAESCGVADRVHLVGAVPREEMGRWYRSADLLVAAPWYEPFGLTPLEAMACGVPVVGTAVGGIRDTVVDGTTGDLVPARDPQALATAIQRLLDDRIRRFRYATAARERARSRYSWAVAAERLAEVYGEVAAVRRPARVVA, encoded by the coding sequence ATGCGGATCGCGATGATCTCGGAGCACGCCAGCCCGCTCGCCATCCTCGGAGGCGAGGACGCCGGCGGCCAGAACACGCACGTCGCCGAGCTGTCCGCCGCCCTCGTCGCCGCCGGGCACGAGGTGCGGGTCTACACCCGCCGCGACGCCCTGGACCTGCCGGTGACCGTACGCGCCCCGGACGGGTACGACGTGGTGCACGTGCCGGCCGGTCCCGCCGAGCCGGTCGCGAAGGACGCGCTCCTGCCGCACATGCGGGAGTTCAGCCGGTGGCTGGTCGAGCGGTGGCGCGGCGGGGACTGGACGCCCGAGGTGATCCACGCGCACTTCTGGATGAGCGGCCTGGCCGCGTTGACCGCCGGTCGGCAGACCGGGGTGCCGGTGGTGCAGACGTACCACGCGTTGGGCACTGTCAAGCGCCGCTACCAGGGCGTGCAGGACACCAGCCCGGCCCGGCGCATCTCCTACGAGCGGGAGTTGGGCCGCTCGGTGGACCGGGTGGTCGCCCAGTGCCGCGACGAGGTCGGGGAGCTGGTCCGGATGGGGGTGCCCCGGTCCCGGATGACAGTCGTGCCCTCCGGGGTCAACCTCGCCTCGTTCGCCCCGCTCGGGTCGGTCGCCGACCGTGAGCCGGGCCGAGCCCGGATCCTGACCGTGGGCCGGCTGGTCGAGCGCAAGGGTTTCCAGACGGTGGTCCGCGCGATGGCGCTGGTGCCCGACGCCGAGTGTGTCGTGGTCGGCGGCCCGCCCGAGGGTCTGCTGGAGACCGATCCGTACGCCCGGAGGCTGCGCGCCCTGGCCGAGTCGTGCGGCGTCGCCGACCGGGTGCACCTGGTCGGCGCGGTACCCCGGGAGGAGATGGGCCGCTGGTACCGCTCGGCGGACCTGCTGGTCGCCGCACCCTGGTACGAGCCGTTCGGGTTGACCCCGCTGGAGGCGATGGCGTGCGGCGTGCCTGTCGTCGGCACCGCAGTCGGCGGCATCCGCGACACGGTGGTCGACGGCACGACGGGTGACCTGGTGCCGGCCCGGGATCCGCAGGCCCTCGCCACAGCGATCCAGCGGCTGCTCGACGACCGGATCCGCCGCTTCCGGTACGCCACGGCGGCGCGTGAGCGGGCCCGGTCGCGCTACTCGTGGGCGGTCGCCGCCGAACGTCTGGCCGAGGTCTACGGCGAGGTCGCCGCGGTGCGCCGGCCGGCCCGGGTGGTGGCCTGA
- a CDS encoding glycosyltransferase family protein gives MNILLWHVHGSWTTSFVHGKHRYLIPTTPDRGAYGLGRARTYPWPESAVEVAPDDLPGSDVDLVILQRPEEIDLAEQWLGRRPGRDVPAIYVEHNTPKGDVPNTRHPMADRGDLLVAHVTGFNQIFWDTGVTRTRVVDHGIVAPAVSYTGELDRLAVVINEPVRRGRVTGTDLLPRFAEIAPLDVFGMGVAGLADHLGLPADRLTSHDDVPQDRMHAELARRRAYLHLCRWTSLGLSLIEAMAIGMPVVALATTEAVTAVPPEAGALATRMDTLLDAASRFIAEPAAARQAGVAARAAARDRYGLDRFLADWDRLLEEEVCGSR, from the coding sequence ATGAACATCCTGCTCTGGCACGTGCACGGCTCCTGGACCACGTCCTTCGTGCACGGCAAACACCGCTACCTGATCCCCACCACACCCGACCGTGGCGCGTACGGCCTCGGCCGGGCCCGCACCTACCCGTGGCCGGAAAGCGCCGTCGAGGTGGCTCCCGACGACCTGCCCGGCAGCGACGTCGACCTGGTCATCCTGCAACGCCCGGAGGAGATCGACCTGGCCGAGCAGTGGCTGGGGCGGCGTCCCGGGCGCGACGTGCCCGCCATCTACGTCGAGCACAACACCCCCAAGGGCGACGTGCCGAACACCCGCCACCCGATGGCCGACCGTGGTGACCTGCTCGTCGCCCACGTCACCGGGTTCAACCAGATCTTCTGGGACACCGGCGTGACCCGCACCCGCGTGGTCGACCACGGCATCGTCGCGCCGGCGGTGTCGTACACGGGTGAACTGGACCGGCTCGCCGTGGTGATCAACGAGCCGGTGCGGCGGGGCCGGGTCACCGGCACGGACCTGCTGCCCCGCTTCGCCGAGATCGCGCCGCTGGACGTGTTCGGCATGGGCGTGGCAGGTCTCGCCGACCACCTCGGACTGCCCGCCGACCGGCTCACCAGCCACGACGACGTGCCCCAGGACCGGATGCACGCCGAGTTGGCCCGCCGGCGCGCGTACCTGCACCTGTGCCGCTGGACCTCCCTCGGGCTCAGCCTCATCGAGGCGATGGCGATCGGCATGCCTGTCGTCGCGCTCGCCACCACCGAGGCGGTGACCGCGGTGCCACCGGAGGCGGGAGCGCTCGCCACCCGGATGGACACCCTGCTCGACGCCGCCAGCCGGTTCATCGCCGAGCCGGCGGCCGCACGTCAGGCCGGCGTGGCGGCACGGGCCGCCGCGCGCGACAGATACGGCCTCGACCGTTTCCTCGCTGACTGGGACCGGCTGCTGGAGGAGGAAGTATGCGGATCGCGATGA
- a CDS encoding HAD-IIIA family hydrolase, whose amino-acid sequence MRQDQEDPYQRRSARVYAGVGRAGHGPAEPPAGVLYDAVLLDRDGTLIEDVPYNGDPEKVRPVPGARAALDRLRAAGLRLAVVTNQSGLARGYFSEEQMRAVHARVEELLGDFDAWLVCPHDDSDRCDCRKPAPGLVYAAARELGTSASRCVLVGDIGRDVGAALAAGAAGVLVPTPVTRPEEIAAAGWVAADLPSAVDEILRRQRAVQPAEVAERVGTTLVVRSDSAGDVLVTGPAIRAVAAGARRVVLLCGPRGRAAAELLPGVDEIIEHPLPWIDPAPAPVDPDALRGLTSRLAAVGADQAVVFTSFHQSALPLALLLRMAGITRIAAISDDYPGSLVDIRHRVPVGVPEPERALSLAAAAGYRLPVGDEPVLRLRDDAVAPRPAAAGDPGYVVLHPGSAASSRACPTELAARIAAALTDAGHRVLVTGGPDERTVTARVAAAGGTDLGGRTDLAGLAGLVTDAAAVVVGNTGPAHLAAAAGVPVVSLFAPTVPFGQWAPYRVPTVRLGDAGAPCRDTRAASCPVPGHPCLSGVDPAEVVEAVRTLVPSGGGIR is encoded by the coding sequence GTGCGACAGGACCAGGAGGATCCGTATCAGCGCAGGTCAGCCCGGGTGTACGCCGGTGTTGGCCGGGCTGGCCACGGGCCTGCCGAACCCCCCGCGGGAGTCCTGTACGACGCGGTCCTGCTCGACCGCGACGGCACCCTGATCGAGGACGTGCCGTACAACGGCGACCCGGAGAAGGTACGCCCGGTCCCGGGGGCGCGGGCGGCGCTGGACCGGCTACGGGCCGCCGGGCTGCGCCTGGCGGTGGTGACCAACCAGTCGGGCCTGGCCCGGGGTTACTTCAGCGAGGAGCAGATGCGGGCGGTGCACGCCCGCGTGGAGGAGCTGCTGGGCGACTTCGACGCCTGGCTGGTCTGCCCGCACGACGACTCCGACAGGTGCGACTGCCGTAAACCCGCGCCCGGTCTGGTCTACGCCGCCGCCCGTGAGCTGGGCACGAGCGCGTCGCGCTGCGTGCTGGTGGGCGACATCGGCCGCGACGTGGGCGCCGCGCTGGCCGCCGGGGCGGCCGGGGTGCTGGTGCCCACCCCGGTGACCCGACCGGAGGAGATCGCCGCCGCCGGCTGGGTGGCCGCGGACCTGCCCTCGGCCGTGGACGAGATCCTGCGCCGCCAGCGGGCCGTGCAACCCGCCGAGGTCGCCGAGCGGGTGGGCACGACGTTGGTGGTGCGTTCGGACTCGGCCGGGGACGTGCTCGTCACCGGGCCGGCGATCCGGGCCGTCGCGGCCGGCGCACGGCGGGTGGTGCTGCTGTGCGGCCCTCGCGGACGCGCCGCCGCCGAGCTGCTGCCCGGTGTCGACGAGATCATCGAGCACCCGCTGCCGTGGATCGACCCCGCGCCGGCGCCTGTCGACCCGGACGCCCTGCGGGGCCTGACGTCCCGCCTCGCCGCCGTCGGCGCGGACCAGGCGGTGGTGTTCACGTCGTTCCACCAGTCCGCCCTGCCGCTCGCGCTGCTGCTGCGGATGGCCGGGATCACCCGGATCGCCGCGATCAGCGACGACTACCCGGGCTCCCTGGTGGACATCCGCCACCGGGTACCGGTGGGCGTCCCCGAACCCGAGCGGGCGCTCTCCCTCGCCGCCGCCGCCGGCTATCGGCTGCCGGTCGGCGACGAACCCGTGCTCCGGCTCCGCGACGATGCCGTGGCGCCCCGACCGGCCGCTGCCGGTGACCCCGGCTACGTGGTGCTGCACCCCGGGTCGGCCGCGTCGAGCCGGGCCTGCCCGACCGAGCTGGCGGCGCGGATCGCCGCGGCGCTCACCGACGCCGGGCATCGGGTGCTGGTCACCGGCGGACCCGACGAGCGTACGGTCACCGCCCGGGTCGCCGCGGCGGGCGGCACCGACCTGGGCGGCCGGACGGACCTGGCCGGGTTGGCCGGGCTCGTCACCGACGCCGCCGCCGTGGTGGTCGGCAACACCGGGCCCGCGCACCTGGCCGCCGCGGCCGGGGTGCCGGTCGTGAGCCTGTTCGCGCCGACAGTCCCCTTCGGGCAGTGGGCGCCCTACCGGGTGCCCACCGTCCGGCTCGGCGACGCGGGGGCGCCCTGCCGGGACACCCGGGCGGCGAGCTGCCCGGTCCCGGGGCACCCGTGCCTCAGCGGCGTCGACCCGGCCGAGGTGGTCGAGGCGGTACGCACGCTCGTGCCCAGCGGTGGTGGCATCCGATGA
- a CDS encoding SRPBCC family protein: protein MAIVEKVIDAPPQQVFDVLADGWTYSDWVVGTAHVRDVDDAWPRVGSQLHHRAGPWPFSLQDASTVLACEPPHRLVLRAGLWPAGEAIVAFTLQPVDGGATRVRLGEDFAAGPLRWVRNKANDLVLHLRNRETLDRLSDIAVRRKVSP, encoded by the coding sequence GTGGCGATAGTGGAGAAAGTGATCGACGCTCCCCCGCAGCAGGTGTTCGACGTGCTGGCCGACGGATGGACGTACAGCGACTGGGTTGTCGGGACCGCGCACGTGCGCGACGTGGATGACGCCTGGCCCCGGGTGGGCAGCCAACTGCACCACCGCGCCGGGCCGTGGCCGTTCTCGTTGCAGGACGCGTCGACGGTGCTGGCCTGCGAGCCCCCGCACCGGCTGGTGCTGCGTGCCGGCCTGTGGCCGGCCGGCGAGGCGATCGTGGCGTTCACCCTGCAACCGGTCGACGGCGGCGCCACCCGCGTCCGCCTCGGGGAGGACTTCGCCGCCGGCCCGCTGCGCTGGGTCCGCAACAAGGCCAACGACCTGGTGCTGCACCTGCGTAACCGGGAGACGCTGGACCGGCTCTCCGACATCGCCGTACGACGGAAGGTCTCCCCGTGA
- a CDS encoding polyprenol monophosphomannose synthase: MIEPVQLPSPWRDAHLTVVVPTYNEAGNLPALVERLLALPLPGLRILVADDNSPDGTGEVADKLAIEYPERIEVMHRAGKEGLGRAYVDGMSRALEGGAEFVAQMDADLSHPPEALPGMLGALLSTQAGVVIGSRYVPGGELDENWPLYRRALSGWANLYVHTLLRVRIRDLTAGFKIWRADALKDIGLHRVQSNGYSFQVEMHYLATKLGHTILEVPIRFEERRDGVSKMTTATKVESALMPFRLRSKHRNIT; the protein is encoded by the coding sequence ATGATCGAGCCCGTCCAGCTGCCGTCGCCGTGGCGAGACGCACACCTGACAGTCGTCGTGCCCACCTACAACGAGGCGGGCAACCTCCCGGCGCTTGTCGAGCGGCTGCTCGCGCTGCCGCTGCCGGGGCTGCGCATCCTCGTCGCCGACGACAACTCCCCCGACGGCACCGGCGAGGTGGCCGACAAGCTGGCCATCGAGTATCCGGAGCGGATCGAGGTGATGCACCGGGCCGGCAAGGAGGGCCTGGGTCGGGCGTACGTCGACGGGATGAGCCGGGCTCTTGAGGGTGGCGCCGAGTTCGTGGCGCAGATGGACGCCGACCTGTCGCACCCGCCGGAGGCGCTGCCGGGGATGCTGGGCGCGCTGCTCTCCACCCAGGCCGGTGTGGTGATCGGCTCCCGGTACGTGCCCGGTGGTGAGCTGGACGAGAACTGGCCGCTGTACAGGCGTGCGCTCAGCGGATGGGCGAACCTCTACGTGCACACGCTGCTGCGGGTGCGCATCCGGGACCTGACCGCCGGCTTCAAGATCTGGCGGGCCGACGCGCTGAAGGACATCGGCCTGCACCGGGTGCAGTCCAACGGCTACAGCTTCCAGGTCGAGATGCACTACCTGGCCACCAAGTTGGGGCACACGATCCTGGAGGTCCCGATCCGCTTCGAGGAGCGGCGCGACGGCGTCTCCAAGATGACCACGGCGACCAAGGTCGAGAGCGCCCTGATGCCGTTCCGCCTCCGCAGCAAACACCGCAACATCACCTAA
- a CDS encoding phytoene desaturase family protein, with product MTTPGAQSADAVVVGAGHNGLVAANLLADAGWDVVVLEATAVPGGAVQSAEVTAPGYLSDLYSSFYPLGYASPVLNGLDLGEYGLSWRHAPDVLAHLLPDGRAAVINRDPDVTAASLEQFAPGDGKRWLNAYSDWLDVAEPMLTTITTPFPPVRGGLGLLRRLRIAGALRLARRLVVPVRKLGDELFDGPGGPALLAGCALHTDLSPEEAGSGVYGWLLAMLGQQVGWPVPDGGARQITNALVARLAQRGGRILYGARVDRVLTARGRAMGVRTEGGALWRARRAVLADVPAPALYLDLVGAAALPSRLVEDLAHFRWDGSTLKVDWALSAPVPWTNRDIAGAGTVHLGADLDGLTRYAGELARGELPRDPFLLVGQMSVADPSHSPPGTESLWSYTHLPFRHDWRAEEIAGHVQRMEDVLEAAAPGFRQLIVGRHVAGPADLEKGDPSLVGGALGGGTAAAYQQLFLRPIPGLGRADTPVDRLFLASSSAHPGGGVHGAPGANAARAALARDRALTGIAYAKAISTAHKAVYPPT from the coding sequence GTGACTACCCCCGGCGCGCAGAGCGCGGACGCCGTCGTCGTCGGAGCCGGGCACAACGGCCTCGTCGCGGCGAACCTGCTTGCCGACGCCGGTTGGGACGTGGTGGTGCTGGAGGCTACCGCCGTACCCGGCGGCGCGGTCCAGTCCGCCGAGGTGACCGCGCCGGGCTACCTGAGCGACCTCTACAGCTCGTTCTACCCCCTGGGGTACGCCTCGCCGGTGCTGAACGGCCTCGACCTGGGCGAGTACGGGCTGTCCTGGAGGCACGCCCCGGACGTGCTGGCGCACCTGCTTCCCGACGGTCGGGCCGCGGTGATCAACCGAGACCCGGACGTCACGGCGGCCTCGCTGGAGCAGTTCGCCCCCGGCGACGGCAAGCGCTGGCTGAACGCGTACTCCGACTGGCTCGACGTGGCCGAGCCGATGCTGACCACGATCACCACGCCGTTCCCGCCGGTACGCGGCGGGCTGGGCCTGCTGCGCCGGCTGCGGATCGCGGGCGCCCTGCGGCTGGCGCGGCGACTCGTGGTGCCGGTGCGCAAGCTCGGCGACGAGCTCTTCGACGGCCCCGGCGGTCCGGCGCTGCTGGCCGGGTGCGCCCTGCACACCGACCTGTCCCCCGAGGAGGCCGGCTCCGGCGTGTACGGCTGGCTCCTTGCCATGCTCGGCCAGCAGGTCGGCTGGCCGGTGCCCGACGGCGGCGCGCGGCAGATCACCAACGCGCTCGTGGCCCGCCTGGCGCAACGCGGTGGCCGCATCCTCTACGGCGCGCGGGTCGACCGGGTGCTCACCGCGCGCGGCCGGGCGATGGGCGTCCGCACCGAGGGCGGCGCGCTGTGGCGGGCCCGTCGGGCCGTCCTCGCCGACGTGCCGGCCCCGGCCCTCTACCTCGACCTCGTCGGGGCGGCGGCGCTGCCGTCGCGGCTGGTCGAGGACCTGGCGCACTTCAGGTGGGACGGCTCGACGCTGAAGGTGGACTGGGCGCTGTCCGCCCCGGTGCCGTGGACCAACCGGGACATCGCCGGCGCCGGCACGGTGCATCTCGGCGCGGACCTCGACGGGCTGACCCGCTACGCCGGCGAGCTGGCCCGCGGCGAACTGCCCCGCGACCCGTTCCTGCTGGTCGGGCAGATGTCCGTGGCCGACCCCAGCCACTCACCGCCGGGCACCGAGTCGCTCTGGTCGTACACCCATCTGCCGTTCCGACACGACTGGCGGGCCGAGGAGATCGCCGGGCACGTGCAGCGGATGGAGGACGTGCTGGAGGCGGCGGCCCCGGGCTTCCGGCAGCTCATCGTGGGCCGCCACGTGGCCGGGCCCGCCGACCTGGAGAAGGGCGATCCGAGCCTGGTCGGTGGCGCGCTCGGCGGGGGCACCGCCGCCGCGTACCAGCAGCTCTTCCTGCGCCCGATTCCCGGCCTGGGCCGGGCGGACACCCCGGTGGACCGGCTCTTCCTGGCCAGCTCGTCGGCGCACCCGGGCGGTGGGGTGCACGGCGCCCCGGGCGCGAACGCGGCCCGCGCGGCCCTGGCCCGCGACCGCGCCCTGACGGGCATCGCCTACGCAAAGGCCATCTCGACGGCCCACAAGGCCGTCTACCCCCCGACCTGA